cctctctttttctccccctttctctcttctcttctcttttctttttctctctttcttttttttcccccccctttttatctttttttttttttttaaattttattttatctttttttcctagttttatctctattatctatctatcatctatctgtctttgtctgtctggctgtccgtCTTCCTCTCTGCATCTCCCACTCTctcgctcatcctctctctcttccactgcgTCACTCCCGTCTTTTCGTTCTtaatctctccctcacttcctcattacgctcactttttccctctctttctctctctttcttttttttgctctctctccctttctctttcgaaaaaaaatgtatcgatacccccccaaaaaaaaaaaatcgtgttcctTCTTCCCGAGTTTGTTAACCACGGACGTAATGTTAACACGACCTCACGTTTTCCACACTTGATTACAAAAGACGTGAATGTAGATATCATATCGGAGAAGGTAATACGCTCGGGGTCTTcttgaatagaaaaaaatccaacgttttctttctgtctttctttcttttctttctttttcttctttattctttttctttctctttcttttttatcttttttctctcctttttctttctttactttctttttctttttctttttcttttttgagagagaaattTATGCACGGCTGACACCGAGCACATGGTCGAGGGAGGATTATAACGGGGAGAATGAGACGTTCTTGTGATTTTGGGATCGTCTTGGATGATCGTGGAGGGGTcgtggaggagaggtggtgggAGGTCGTagtgggaagagaagaggaggtcgTTGGGGTAGCTTTGGGGtatgtaggaggggaaggggtaaggggtcgTTGGGATATCCTTGGGTAGCGGGAGGTCGTATAGGTAAAGAGGGGGTTCGTTGGGATATTCTTGAGTCGTGGGAGATCGTAGGGGAGAAGTGAGGTCGTTTGGGATAGCCTTGGGTAGTGAGAGTTCGTAGGTGAAGATATGAGGGTCGTTTGGGATAGACTTGGGTATTGGAGGTCGTAGGGGATAGCTTTGGGTAGTGGAAGGTCGTACTGGAAGGAGATAGAGGTCAATGGGGTAGTTTTGCGCAGTGGGAGTCGcaggagaggagaaagcgggTCGTTTGGATAGTACTTGGGTAAAATGAGGCCGCAAGGGTTGTCGTTGGAATCACCCTGAGTAATAAGAGGTCGTGAAGCAGAGGAGGGGGTCGTTGCACCAGGCATCAGTTGTAGTCGTGAGGAAGAATGGAGTTTCATCTCAGAGCAAGATGAGACAGGATGGTTCAAGGTGTGTAAAAAGGAGATGCGCATTGTAttcaaaatagagaaaaatgtgtATGGTACAATGTTGAATTCCCTCCCTCCTTGGTCGCTTACGCTTTGTTTCTATTTATCGTCTATCtgtcgttttctttgtttatatgtctacctgcctgtctatctatctattcgtctccgtcctgtctgtctatgtttctatatgtctatccatcttcCGTCTGCCCAACCATCTAgttgcatatctgtctgtctaatcaATCTAGCTAATTTCTACCCACCTGTACTGTTATCTACTTTCATCATCtcttatttacccccccccctccccaccgtccccttcttttacacaaaaaaagTGAGTAAAGTGAACAAAATCACTTTCAGTCTGGACATCCCATGGTAACGCAATGATCCTCATGGTAGACCCGGGGATTTCAGATGCCGTGTGTGTGGCGGGGCAGCTTCAACCTCATCATTGCCATGAGGCGGAGAAAGCATTAGGGTCCTCTATCGCCCGGATGAAAACCCTTGTTGGGGTGTGGACTTATATACGTGTTAGTCGTAAGCAAGGAGAAGgaatatattttctgtttgtttttttttcttctcttctttgtattctttcttcctcctcaaaAACATGGACATACACACCACAggcgcttttttttgggggggatgggggactgtcgtggtgtgttgtgtgtgtgtgtgtgttttcttttcttttccttcttctcttcatttgttTATCCCATAGTACCTAGTTAATCTCACAGCTGAACGCTCAAGGCTAAAGCACTGCTTACCAAAAGAGGTATCACCAGCTTGCAGATGCTAATGCTGTAGTTAATCGCTGCCGTAGCGAATGTACGTTTTATTCATCTGTAAGCGATTGATTTCATCATGGATTTAACATCTGGTGTCAGTATATACCAAACACATATATCGTCATCATCTATACAGACTTTCCATAAAACCTATAAACATACTCTCaagatttttctccttctcctcttaatcGTCCACATCTTCTTCaccccttctttatttttcctttaagaaTATCCCTTTTTCGTGCGGGTGAGGAGGAAATTTCCTCAATATTCCCCTGAGTGATTTGAAGATGCATCCCTCGGAAGTATCATCTGCCCCAAATCAAGTCCGCGTCATTTAATTCGGTCCCGCTCGTCTTGTCGgtttccctctgtgtgtgtgtgtgtgtgtgtgttgtgtgtgtgtgtgtttgtgtgtgtggggttttacacTCGCATACGCACGAAACACCACAGTACACCTACAGgttaccacacatacatacaacacgaCGAAAGATATATTacccccacgcacaccacacaccaccacacacccacacaacacaaaacacaccacacatcattatcaccaattttCATCACCGTCGGAATTCTCACTATCATCACTTACACCCTCATTCATCTCCCCACCATCACTCACCACCATCACTCACCATCACATCCCACCCTTATCACTCTCACCGCTATTGCCACAACACTACTATCATCAAAACGTGACACAGATATCGCCCCAAAGCAATTATCCGCCAATGAcagagaaaaaagtttttacgCCATGGGAAATTTCTTTTTATCGTCTTCTGCCATCTGTGAGAAGTGCGAAGATCTTGAGCAATTGCAGGAAATTGGATAAGTTAGTCTCATTAACAAAGCTTTTGttgatgggaaagagagagtgaagagagagatgggagggggtaaaagaagtgagagagagagagaggagagagaaggaaggaaataagggaaATTTGGAAATGGAAATCTTATAACAAAGCTTTTTTAATAAGAGGGCgataggaaggggggaaagaaggagaggggatagaagaaagagagagaaagagggggatggagaaataAGGGGAACTGGAAATTGGTTAATTTTGTCTCATTAGAAAAGCAATgttgatgggagagggaggggggaaagagagaggggaggaggtagagagaagaaaggggaaaaagcgagggcgaaaaaaaagaaagtgagagagagaaggggaaaaaaagggaaaagagagaaaagggggaaagaagggagaatgagagaagagaaaaaaggtgtgtgcattttgtatgttgtgtgtttgtgtgtgtgtgtgtgtgtgtgtgtgtgcttgcgggtcggtgtgtatgtgtttgtgtgtatgtgtgtgcttatgtatgtgtgtgtgggcgctcgcgcgcacgtgtgtgtgtgtgtgtgtgtgtgtgtgtgcgtgcgcttttgtttattaaaattgtGCGCATGTTCATTTGTACCTATGTGTGTATGCACCTATGTTCATTACTAGTTTATAAGATTAAATCCTTTGCTAgacttacagatatatatatatatataaaatatatatataatattatatatatatatatatatatataaaatatatgtatataatatatatattatataaaatatatatatatattaatataaaagagagagagagagagagagagagacagacagacagacagacagacagacagacagaaataaaaaagagggggagggaggacagcaagaaagaaaggaaaagagaaaaaaaaagaaaaacagtatcCTTTGTTAAACTGATACTCATCCTctttcaaaaaaataagaaaccttGTTAAAATCTTGAAGAAATCCAAAGCCAACTAGAAAGTGATGATTCTCCCCCAACGAATATCTGAAGATCGCCAGTGATTACTACTATACTGCCACTTAATTCATAATTCTTATCAATTCCACTacgtaaaaaaaagatatctggactgcatttacgtttttttttttcgtttttgttttttttattattatccatctgtCCTTCGTGTTGCCCTGAGGAATTTTTAACTGGAGAAGGTCGGCGAGCTTTAACAGGTactaaatattcaaatataacGGTATGAAAGACTACTCTtgcgagagaaaaaacaataaataaaaatatatatatataaaatatactaaaatatatatatatattttatatatatatatatatatatatatatatattatatatatatatgtgttgtgtgtgttttgtgtgtgtgtgtgtgtgtgtatgtgtgtgtgtttgtgtgtatgtatattttgtgtgtattggtatatgtttttgtgtgtgtatatatatatatattatatataatatattatattattatatatataattatataattatatatgataaagaaattaagatttagaaaaatgaaaataaaaataaataaggtatGTCAAATGCAAATgtgaaaataaagtaatttatcgcctttttatattttctatccctaattttaattcaaaaaaaaatttgttcttgtgcgtttttttgtttttgaagatgAGTAGgaaaatgttatttataattatatacaaaaaaaaatataaagtcatgtttaaattattttcaaaatatcctgtttttttttttttttaattaacgttTTAAACACATAAACTTTTTTTGTCGCTTTGTTTACCGAATAACAATACAGGGGTAGCTGCAaagaaaaggttatatatatatatatataaaatatatatatatatatatatatatatatatatatgttgtatgtatatgtatatatagatatataatatatattttaataatatattataatatattttaatatatatataatatttatttttttttttttttttttgttttttttttttttttttttttttttttttttatcaaccctATCACGTTTTTACCATTACTTGTTATCAATACTGCTAGAATTGTTTAAAATCTGAGCACTATGGCCCGTAAACATTACTTTCGATGTCGcggccattattattgttgtttttaatagttatcgttaacattatcatcagtatcattgttgttgtcgttgttgttgtttttgctgttgttactgttgatattattttttacctattattgacataattatcatcataattttccattatcactgttattctcattgttattctcCATCTTTGTTATTTGTTCAGCAAGATGATATTCCTTTCAGTCATCAACCCTTCATTCTGAACCTCGGGTATAAAACAATTCcacttcattatatatttgttaattaaaataaataagaccTTCCTGCCACTGAGGGCAAACAGACAAGACATCTTGAATCtcgccttttttttaatatatctactcTAACTTCTTGAAATCGTCAATCGTCTTCTTACACTTCTCAGCctacttaagaaaaaaataatatataaaaaaaaataaaaaaaatataagaaaaatattaaaagacgACCTTGGCAATACACATGCAAAAGTGGCAACCCTTTGTTAGTGAGACAGCCACACCCTTGAAGAATTTCCACGCTCAGCTGatgagggtgaggaaaggggaacgATGTTTATGCCGTtatgaggggagggtgagggggaaaataggggaaaggtATTGTGAAACGGGAGGGAAGtgtagagaaaaaagggggggaggatatgggggttaagtgaggggaaatgggggaaagtataaggaaatggggggaaagtATAAGGAAATgtgggaaatgggaaaagaaaaggaaacgggggaaagacggaaatggggggaa
This is a stretch of genomic DNA from Penaeus monodon isolate SGIC_2016 unplaced genomic scaffold, NSTDA_Pmon_1 PmonScaffold_16352, whole genome shotgun sequence. It encodes these proteins:
- the LOC119569536 gene encoding uncharacterized protein PB18E9.04c-like, translated to MRISFLHTLNHPVSSCSEMKLHSSSRLQLMPGATTPSSASRPLITQGDSNDNPCGLILPKYYPNDPLSPLLRLPLRKTTPLTSISFQYDLPLPKAIPYDLQYPSLSQTTLISSPTNSHYPRLSQTTSLLPYDLPRLKNIPTNPLFTYTTSRYPRISQRPLTPSPPTYPKATPTTSSSLPTTTSHHLSSTTPPRSSKTIPKSQERLILPVIILPRPCAR